In the Populus trichocarpa isolate Nisqually-1 chromosome 1, P.trichocarpa_v4.1, whole genome shotgun sequence genome, cgattatttttttatgtaaaaaataactttcatgttttgaaatgaaattaaaaaaaacataaaatacgatcatgataaaaatataatcatgcTAATTATGATTGAATCAATCTAGGATATTCCATGAGAATCACAacctaataatatatatatatatatatataaataaaagaagctttatagctttatatatatatatatatatatatatatatatatatatataaacttagtCATTAGACTTGAACTatccaatctaaaaaaatcatgaagtaatttttaatcaatcatatattaaatgatgaaattaaaaaaaaaatcttaattatataattttttttaaatagcaattaaaaaaatatgtattaaaattaaaatacaaaataaattttatatttaattaaatggtaaaattaaaaaaagaattgataaaaggatagtgttttttcttaaaaaagaatgaggctcaaaattaatataaaaaataaaaacaatgttgtaattaaatggtgaaattaaaaagaataatagttttacaaaagagccaagaaaaaaattaaaaattaaaacaatgagaaccaaattgaaaaatataataccatcaatttaaattgaatgatgaaattgaaaatcaataaaacttttacaaaagaatcaaggaaaaaaattagaaatccaaaGAATGAAGATTAGATTGAAGAATATGATATATGGTAAATTGGgatttaataatgaaattgaaaataaataaaatttctataaaaggacaaagaaaaaaaatgagaaattaaaagaatagaaactgaagttgaaataccaacaactAAAAGGGTCAAGCTGTAATTTTCAGGAgtgacaaaagaaaaggaaaaaaaaacctacttaTAACAAACTAACTATCACCGGAGACACACACTATATCAACCAGAAAAAGACATGGTGGTGCTTTCAAAGACATgacaaaaatgtattttaggATCCTTGGAAGCACCCCACGCGCCGTCTGAAAAGTGCAAGGACTACCCACACACTCTCGGGTGTGCCACAtgcgcatgttttttttttatttaactaaatacaAAACTTCCCCTAAGTTGACTTTCTAATcacaaaaaaaccattgtgaaaaACCAAAAATGTCCATTGACCtcatatttaagattttttttatttaagggtatttttattgtatttttattgtttattattttatatctagtcaaatatcaaattacctCTTAACTTAActtgtaataacaaaaaagtcatagtgaaaataaaaaaaatatccattgatgctaggttaatttttttttgctttcaagctATCTGATCGTTTTactatacaattaaaataaaaatatatatatttattttcgatcaatttaaaaataacaaatgaacCATATAAATTTATCCTAGTTTATCCTTTTAATATTTGCCTccgtatattaaaaagaaagactttaaaataaaaggatctaTAAAAACTGTAATATAACCTGATGATGATACACTTTAGTGGAGCCttgaataacatatatatatcagtaattttttatgatttcattttaattttatttatacattgtATTGtatttgactttattttttgttttcttataatttaattaaacatttatCTAAAACTTTTATCGAATACACATTCAATGCATGTGTCAAGAATAATTGAGACCTCACTTTAAGATGCTGTTTAGTAATGTGGCTACGGGTGAACCATGCTGTTTGGTAATGTAGCTGTGGATGAGGTTCACCCGTAGCCACATATACCAGtgtttggtaataaaaaaagtaatttttcttgGTAGGACCCatcaaaaaattcagtttttgtttttattttaattgtgttttattcaaaaaattagaaggatatcgcttgatgacgtaacaaaaaattcagtttttgttgttgcgtgtttaagaaaccataaaaaatatagtaattgtTGGATatatttcgtatgtgatgacattgcatatagtttaatggaataataaaaaaattttgatatcaatattatttatttcatgatgtaataatagtagttaaatctacaatatttaaattaaaaatattttttaattattttataacctcaatttgaaaaacatttttttaactaaacacattaaactactttttgttcaatctcaatttcaaccacagttttaaccaaacatatatttttccaaaccaaactCAACTAAAagcactttttataaaataatttttttaaaaccacaaccacaacagcaatctcaataccaaacacactttaaGTATATCACGACATTGATAAAGCCGCCGCTGCcccaccccaaaaaaaaaaaaacatatttcaacgGCCTAGATTTAACGTAGACAATATATAAGAGAAGACATATCATATTTCATGCTCCCACTCGGAACATTAGGCATTTTTATTACAAGATTTTATCATTAGACGAACAACTCAAtcgatgaaaaaattaaaatccaaacacgcaattatgataattaaaagactttaatacttaattaaaaataagtcttcatataatttttcatataagcatacttaaaaaaaattattttattttatatcatgttttttttttttggacagaATTTTTATATCCTGTTGTTATTGCAaagtttcatattttgttttttcaaaaaatagaagagaaatagagctttattcttttttaaaatagacataaaataatttttttcaattaaaaatatataaaactaacttgtcattcatatttaaaaataaatttagtttgattatatgatgaagaaaatataagcagatgtaaaaaaataaaataaaaagataaatcataatctaaaatatattttttaattgcttataTTTAGTAATATATACCTATAACTTAAACTCTTGAATAGAACATTGGATCTTGTAtactgataaataaataaaaatattttctcctaacaaaattattattataatatccatgattattttttcttacaaggaaCTCCTtagttcaaataaaatttatggttaaTCAATCCATCTGCCTTTATAAATTAGGCGTGTTCTttcatatgttattttaaaacttttttactCTCATGTGccctttatatttatattctctctcacaaatcttattttttttttaacttttgagaCAAAAATATCCCTCAAACtactaaaataagattttatttttaatacataaaatattagaacaattaattgtgaaaaaaatgaaaaaccaagaaagtataaaatttcaggaaaattagaaaaaaaaggcatgaaAATTGGAACATcccaaaaaaaccctataaaaaaaaaggaaactaatgaaaactttaaaaaatccatgttttacaaaaattattgtAGGCATATACATAtaggctttattttttaatacacaaaTTTATTCAGGGTTCAAACAACTTTTAATatcgcgggcttataaaacaaatacacttgatagtgttataattgtgaaccagcgctagataagtaatagaaacttaAGGTATGATggaacaaatatttcatgacggagaaaaaaattgtgttggtgatcaaaaacttagagactgaacaaaatgatttgtagcaatctaaagtgttttgtgaggaaagatacagtgttttcgccacatgatttaacttttctgttaataaaaagcaaaaaatattacaaaactaaattctctaccaacttaatattaaaaaaaaaccaacaaagataattttggaaggaaaaaaacccatgaggaaaaatattgtagcaattgacaatgttttgtgaggaaaactacagtattttccccaataaaataaaataaaaaaccatttagagaaatattgtagcaatccatagtattttgtgagaaaaactacaatgcttttctcatatgatttagctttattgtaattataattcttaaccaactcaatatttaaaaaaaaataatcaacaaagataattttggaaaaaatcatatgggaaagcattttttttgttacagtttttttttgttacagatATGGGAAAGCattgcaacaattcacagtgttttaaagaaaaaaattacaaagctaaattcttaattagctcaatattaaaaaaaaatcgacatagacaattttagaaaaaaaaataagaaaaaaaacaccaaaaaaaggaaaaaacaaatgatgttggaaacactgtagcaattcgcAGTGTTTTATGATAAAAACTACAGTGCTtctccacatgatttagccttatttgtaatgacttgtaattgtaattctcaaacaactcaatattaaaaaaataaaattgacaaagataatttgaaaaaaattataagaaaaaaaaaatcatgtggagagacactgtagcaatccacaatgttttgtgaggaaagctacagtgctttccccacatgattaaactttattacaaagttaaattctaaccaactcaatatgaaaaaaaaattgacaaagataattttggaaaaaatattacaaaaaagaacacaaaagaaattggaaaaaaaccatgtgaggaaaagcTGTAtaaatccatagtgttttgtgaggaaaaacttgtatttacttgtaattgcaattcttaaccagcttaatatttaaaaaataaaattgacaaagacaattttaaggaaaaacataacaaaacagaaaaaaaccacgtgggaaaaaacattgtagcaatccacagtaatttgcgaagAAAGTTACAATGCTTTCCTCACAtgttgtaattgtaatttttaaccagctcaatattaaaaaataaaataaaaaaagataatttcggagaaaatcataaaaaaaccatgcggagaaacactgtagtaatcaacaatgttttaaagaaaaaaatttacaaaactaaattcttaatcagctcaatattaaaaaaaatcgataaatataattttgaaaaataaaaaaataaaatagaaaaactatgtgggaaaacaccgcagcaattcacagtattttaaaataaaaaaattacaaagcgaaatttttaatcagctcaatatttaaaaagtaaaatcaacaaaaataattttgaaaaaaaaataaatgaaaaaaaaacagagaaaagttgaaaaaaaaagaggaatgcattgtggattacaacagtaatccacagtgattttgGTGTTGGGGAACAGTGATTTCCCCATACCATTTAGATGTATGTATAATTAATAGAGTTTTTACAGATCCGTTGATTTTGAATAGTTCAGTTTTATTACATGCAGGGATCACATAGGCACAAGTAAAACATTTATGCTACATTTTGACTGGGGAAgtcttttgtaattttaatagaGCTTGTCAAAAAGGTATAAACCGTTTTCTCTAAAGGAGTCAATGATAATATAAGACTATTGAAATATTCCATTTATGCGGGTGAGAAGTTGGTAGCTGATCTTATTAGTAGTGCTGATTACTAACTTGTCAGCTGATTTTAAGGCTATGTATGGTCATCAAGAACAAATTCGTGAGTGCGGTAAGGCCTAAAGTGAACAATATCTGGCAAGTTGGGCCGGACTATTACATTTGATATCAGAGCCGGTCTCACTAGCTGTCTGGTTGTGTCGATGGGGTCGTCGTGCTTTTTAAGGGGGTGAATTGTAATATTCCACATCGACGAGTGAAGAGTTAATAGCTAGTCTTATTAGTAGTGCTAGTTGCTAACTTGTCAGACATGTTTTGGGGTCATGTGTGGTCATTAATAACAAATCTGTGAGGATGGTAAAACCCAAAACGAATAATATCTAATAAGTTGAGCTGCACTGTTACAACTATAATGAAGAATcccttataaaaatatttttttgtcaaacaatAGAGTTTAtgcagaatatatatatatatatgagatcataaaataagaacaaattgtTTCTATATCATGCCCAACTTctcaattatataataaaacaacatcCTGAAACAGCCATATTAGCCAGcagattgaataaataaaaaattgtataatcTTGTCATCAAGGTAGTCTTTATGAAATGACCattaactttaatatatttaatgcaATTATgttgaataagattttttacaatttaatttgatgGCTGTCTTATTATCATGGTGGAGATTTataagtttatataaaaaatatttttaaaagcaacgggacaatatcaaaattattttacaaagtatttttttattttaaaatatattaaaataatattttttatttaatttttaaatttcatttcttaCATCAATATTTCAAacgataaaaaaacacaaaatggtTTTATGCATGCCGCAAACGAAAGGGAGTTGCTTTGATAGTACGGCACCATCTCCATCCGGTCACCGTCCTAGTGGAAGACCGTGAAAAGACCTAAAGGGCTGTTTCTGCCAACGCACGGGATTTCTATAAGACTCTTCTCCTCTCCCTCTGCTTTGTTTTTTGGCCTGGATAACAACTTGCTTTGATCTCGACATTTCTACTTCTGCCATCTGGCAATAACAACCAAATCAAGGTAAGCTAGCTAAATTAATCTGCTCTTCTTTGTGTTTGCAAATAAACTTTTGCATGAAAACAGTAGAAAGCAAATATGGGTTTGCCTCCTTAGTTCTTTTGCTGAATggagaaataaagaaaagttaACTTACCAAGTCAAAAGCTTTTATTATGAAGAACTGCTTAAACAACAAAGCTtgaatctttatcttctttttttaatgtcgtGACTTTTATGCATTCAAAGGAACAAGAAAGGTTCTTGTTATATATCAACGCTTAAATTGTGCAAAATCCTTGTATAAGTTTAATTAATGACTTCTGAGCTTTTTTGTTGTAATCCCATTATGGAGCCATCTGCTTCAGCTCAATGAAAATcgctatttctttttctttatgtaattttttttttgtggaagtGGGTTTTATTTGGTGATGAAGAATCTCTTAGAATTTGTTGCCTGCATTAATGAGAAGTTTTATCGCGAGTTATTGAGATATTGTGTTCATTTGGATGCTTATTTGGTTTCTGGGTTCAATTCTCGGTTTGCTAACTACTTTATATGGTCCAATTCAATTCTGGGTTCAATGCGATTATTGTTGCCATCATCATTAGACTGACAAAGGCCTTTATACCTTTTCCCTTTCGAAGTGTCTGGTTAAGCAAGAATAGGCTTATGGGAAAGGAATTTTATAATGACATGATTTATGGCTTATTTTTGCAGGGCTGGGACTCGATTTTGGTGGAGGCATTCATTCGTCTAAACAATCTGGtgatgacttgttttttttcattttgcaaaGGGAAGGGAGTTTCAAGAGCTACTAGACAAACTCTAGAAGCTGATGATGGTATGCAACTCAagggttaaaaaattattagctgACACTCTATTATTTAGTTTGAGAATTTTCTGAATCAATTTCTCTCAGATCTACTTATCGAGTAAAAGTTTCTGATATGAAATAGCAGCTGTCACATAAGCTGCCCACAGCATGATTCTCTGACTTGCTTTCCCTTCGTTTTTTTCCCTATCCTTTTCTTCTATGGAAAAATAGGCACATTCCCTCTCACACGCATACACTTCATGCTCATTGTAAAACTTTTTCTCCCATTTGTTTTACGTGTGTGCAAAAGCTTATAATGGATTTATATGGTACAGAGGTTTCGGGGTCACAGAACATTTGCTGTTACACTCATAGGGAATTGCAAATGGCAACTGAAAACTTTAATTCAGCCAATAAAGTTGGAGAGGGAGGTTTCGGTTCTGTCTACAAGGTGATTTTACATGCTTATGTCTTTATGAAAAATCTTGAAGGGATTTTGAGGGTTTTAATTTGTTACTATTAAACTTATCCTTGATCTGAATTCCAGTAATTTAATGGACAGGGAATACTTAAAGATGGCACTGTGGCTGCCATAAAGGTACTGTCAGCTGAATCAAGGCAAGGTTTACGGGAGTTCTTAACAGAAATAAAAGTGATAGCAGATATAGAGCACAATAACCTGGTTAAATTGTATGGTTATTGTGCAGATGGAAACCATAGAATTTTGGTCTATGGCTACCTTGAGAATAACAGCCTTGCACAAACACTTCTCGGTAAGCACACCATTCAtccatggtttttgttttcaaacagCTCAGGTTATATTTTTCGTTTATCCTTAAGGTGGAGGCCATAGCAGTATCAAATTCAGTTGGTCTACAAGGCGCAAAATATGCGTTGGAGTTGCACGAGGGCTTGCATTCCTTCATGAGGAAGTCCAGCCACATATTGTTCATAGGGATATTAAAGCAAGTAACATTCTCCTTGATAGTGAACTCGAGCCCAAAATATCAGACTTTGGTCTTGCAAAACTTTTCCCATCCCACCTGACTCATATAAGCACACGAGTTGCTGGAACTACGTAAGTTCATAAACCTGTTATATTTGCTTCTTACAGGTATTGTTGTTCAATGCATTGTAAAATGAAATGCAACTCCTGTTGCTTTTTATGATCTCTAGCAGTTTGTTTTACTAGCGTCTAGCCTAATTGCTGCATAGTGTTCTGGATAggttgatttgattgaatgatgttCCTATCTAGTACCTTAAACATGTCATACTGTTGCATCTTATCTCATAATATTTCCCTTGTTATATCTCTGTGGGGTGGGTGGGATCATTTAACATTGGTTCATACCTACTTTCAAAATCTGGGTTCACAGACTGTTACcatacttgattttttatgatttctaatTTGTTGGAATAATCTCTATGCAGGAATTAAATTGTGACTTAAAAGCTACTGTATTGTGACTTAAAAGCTACTGTAGAGCCAGCCAAAATATGTATTATGCTTATTAGAAAGTGAAAATACAAGTCTTCGATGATATGCCATAATGTTTGATAGGCATAGATAAactgtgattttctttttgcGTATTTAACCAAATTGCCATGTTgaaacattaaacaattttcTGTTCTTGTTGCACATGTGCAGAGGATATCTGGCTCCAGAATATGCAATTCGAGGTCAGCTGACAAGGAAAGCTGATATTTACAGTTTCGGTGTTCTATTGTTGGAAATTGTTAGTGGGAGGTCCAACACAAATAGGCGGTTACCCACAGAAGAGCAATGCCTACTTAAAAGGGTATGGGGCCTTCTGAAACTCACTGCAAATTTGTCTTAATGCTATTAaagaaaattcagattttgtttttaatagagTATGAAAGATGATTCTCTTTAACTAAAAGCAGGGATTCTTTCCTTGAATTTTGTTCCAATTTGAGTTCGAAAAACATGAAGACTCGTAAACCAGGTTCTTGATTCCTgcatctaaaatttatttttgtgatgctTTATTTTCCTGAAGTGATATTTCTTTGTAGACTGCATTTGCATCTCTGATATTCTGggtataaaattcaaatcaaccAGGCCATGTTTCCAAACTAGCTGGGAGTGGCTACATTGATTTCCATTTTCTGTTGAGTTCATGTTATGATCTAAATCTCATTTTCAAATGGTATTGGGTCTTAGAGTGCTCTTATTTTGTGCACATGGCCATGTTTTTTGTTCCATAGCGTTTCGTCTAGGCTTGCTTTAGTTTTGATATGGAGTAAATTGGTGGTGTTTGGTAATTTCCTTGTAAGATTGAATCCCTAAGCTTAGAAGACGACTGTAGCTTTCAGTTTTAATAAGGTAGCCTATTCTTTTTTCAATGGGACAAGTGTTACTTGTGTTGAGCTTGGGATGGCTGTTCTGATGTCCTTTCTTCTGCATTTTTCTTTAGAATAACACTGCAATTGATCTTTGCAGAATAACTTTTAAGTATCAGCCATCAAAACACTCTAGAATAATTGTTCATTTTTGTTCCATGTTGGGTGGATCCATTACCCATTTCAAAGTAGAAACATCACTCCCATCTTCAATCTACAATTCTGCTTCTTGACCTTTGAGCTTTGTGGTATTTTAGGGAGTCAGTATACAATCACTAGTTCTTATGAAGCATTGGTCTTTCACTTACTGTCATGCTCTAGTTTCATAATCCTTTGTTCCCGATTCCTTATGAAGGTTCAGCGATCCTTTCAGTTAATCAACAGCTTATGAGCTTAAACTGTACAATAAtcttgtttcattttctccaaTCAAGTCTTAACGGATTTCAAAGTAGTTGTCCTCTGAATTTGTTCACATAGAGATCTTGTCACGTAAAGATGCAATCTGCAGGTATGGGTATTTTATGAGAAAGGGGAGCTGGTTAACTTGGTGGACACATCGTTGGGAAGGGATTATGATGCTGAAGAGGCTTGCAAGTACCTGAAGATAGGTCTTCTTTGCACCCAGGAAGTGTCAAAGTTGCGTCCCTTGATGTCTACTGTTGTCTCGATGTTAATGGGTGAGATGGATGTGAAAGACAAGATATCAAGGCCTGGCTTGCTGTCTGAATTCAGGAGTCTCAAAGGTGACAAAAAGCAGAAAGACAGAGACCAGAATGACAAGTGGGAAACGAAGAAATCATCTCCAAATTCAAGCAAGCTCGAAGATTCGTCTTCATCATCAGGAATGGCCACTTCATATGCTTCCATGACCTTCAACTCAATATATGACCGGAGCAATTAACAGCAGTGTCCAAGTTTTGTTTTAGGGAGCAAATGTAAGTGCATACTTTACTTTCAAAAGCAATTTTTCTGACAAGTATTAGACTATTTTACGGTAGCTTCCCTGCGAGTGACAACCTCCTTGTAAAttcttttatagaaaaatactctttttttttttaattctgttgAATATAACTTTtgcaaatctgaaaaaaaaaataatttttttcaatcaatgtaGTGGGGTCCTTCTATCATTCACTCTGCAGCGTAGATGTGTTTGATATCgtgtagttttaaaaaaattaagaaataatatttttaattatagtttttttttaaaaaaaaaatcttataaaactaggttattttagtttatataaaattaaggtttaaaatgtaattatGTATAATACCTAGTAGAAAACACAAAAGTTATTTAActacttattaatttttttttatggttggatAAAGAgtagaaattatattaatacCAATAAAGACTTTGAAAAAAGCTTGCAACAGTTACAAATTAAAATTGCCATCCTATTGATAGTGGCCGGCCTCAACTCCATACTGTTACTTGATAGCATCTATCGATATCCATTATTGGAGGACTTGAATTTGTTGTGATGATATGtaaataaaaccaataaaactaaaagtgattattcttttatttattgtattgtgaattgaaatattgtaatgattattttattattttaagataaaattattaaatcaattaaggGGATATTATAGCCTTTTCATAATGTTTATTGATCATTATCATCAGAATGATTAgagacaaattaatttttaatatttttaaagaaaataaaataattaaattacctttaaaaaattaaattataatctaggatttttttaaaatttttactttttaaagtagggtaaaaagactaaattatccttataagcaaatttttttgagttgacATCCAatgatattatcatatttttatcctggtattttagttataatcaataatttgatatattaataattataaaatattatttataaatcaaaagtgGATAGCGCATGCAGTGTCTCCCAATACCTAAACACTGGCTTCCACGATGACAAATTGAAGTGGTACACCAAGCTTTTTTAGGTGGCCTCGCGTGTTGATGGAAGACCAATGGTGTGGCTCCGACAAacgttttttcttctccttcccaTTTTCTCTCTCGTTGCCTTGCGTTTTGCATTTggcttttcaaaaattaaatgtttactgtctatttatatttgtatcaatttttatccttattattttaaatattttgattttaatgctttttgaagttgatttttttttcaatttcatctcttaatatttgatttcatttaatttttgtatccaatttcgttctcattcttttgattgctattttttaattattaaatgatttattttattttttaatttcattcctcattatttacttcatttcatttttatactaaatttggtcctcatttttttcattgcaattttttttagttttttttattcttttcttttcttgattttttttcaatatcatccatCAGTAtttggatgattgagaattttgcttcgtgattttctcatgtttttcttttatgggtAATTTCAGTTTCATTACTCGGGTCAGGATTTTTGAAGATTAGCCCgatttaatttcagttttttaggtctttttttttcaatttcattcttcgaCACTAGATTACTAGGctttgagtttcatgattttctttgtttttctttctatggagttacTTCAATCTTATGTCCTGAGTTGcaggttagtcgagttaactcgggtcgactcaagttttttttttaatttatttttgttttagtttctccTTTCATCATTTAGTTTGCTTCAAATTTGA is a window encoding:
- the LOC18095510 gene encoding cold-responsive protein kinase 1 isoform X3 encodes the protein MDLYGTEVSGSQNICCYTHRELQMATENFNSANKVGEGGFGSVYKGILKDGTVAAIKVLSAESRQGLREFLTEIKVIADIEHNNLVKLYGYCADGNHRILVYGYLENNSLAQTLLGGGHSSIKFSWSTRRKICVGVARGLAFLHEEVQPHIVHRDIKASNILLDSELEPKISDFGLAKLFPSHLTHISTRVAGTTGYLAPEYAIRGQLTRKADIYSFGVLLLEIVSGRSNTNRRLPTEEQCLLKRVWVFYEKGELVNLVDTSLGRDYDAEEACKYLKIGLLCTQEVSKLRPLMSTVVSMLMGEMDVKDKISRPGLLSEFRSLKGDKKQKDRDQNDKWETKKSSPNSSKLEDSSSSSGMATSYASMTFNSIYDRSN
- the LOC18095510 gene encoding cold-responsive protein kinase 1 isoform X2 encodes the protein MTCFFSFCKGKGVSRATRQTLEADDEVSGSQNICCYTHRELQMATENFNSANKVGEGGFGSVYKGILKDGTVAAIKVLSAESRQGLREFLTEIKVIADIEHNNLVKLYGYCADGNHRILVYGYLENNSLAQTLLGGGHSSIKFSWSTRRKICVGVARGLAFLHEEVQPHIVHRDIKASNILLDSELEPKISDFGLAKLFPSHLTHISTRVAGTTGYLAPEYAIRGQLTRKADIYSFGVLLLEIVSGRSNTNRRLPTEEQCLLKRVWVFYEKGELVNLVDTSLGRDYDAEEACKYLKIGLLCTQEVSKLRPLMSTVVSMLMGEMDVKDKISRPGLLSEFRSLKGDKKQKDRDQNDKWETKKSSPNSSKLEDSSSSSGMATSYASMTFNSIYDRSN
- the LOC18095510 gene encoding cold-responsive protein kinase 1 isoform X1 → MVQFNSGFNAIIVAIIIRLTKAFIPFPFRSVWLSKNRLMGKEFYNDMIYGLFLQGWDSILVEAFIRLNNLVMTCFFSFCKGKGVSRATRQTLEADDEVSGSQNICCYTHRELQMATENFNSANKVGEGGFGSVYKGILKDGTVAAIKVLSAESRQGLREFLTEIKVIADIEHNNLVKLYGYCADGNHRILVYGYLENNSLAQTLLGGGHSSIKFSWSTRRKICVGVARGLAFLHEEVQPHIVHRDIKASNILLDSELEPKISDFGLAKLFPSHLTHISTRVAGTTGYLAPEYAIRGQLTRKADIYSFGVLLLEIVSGRSNTNRRLPTEEQCLLKRVWVFYEKGELVNLVDTSLGRDYDAEEACKYLKIGLLCTQEVSKLRPLMSTVVSMLMGEMDVKDKISRPGLLSEFRSLKGDKKQKDRDQNDKWETKKSSPNSSKLEDSSSSSGMATSYASMTFNSIYDRSN